In Falco naumanni isolate bFalNau1 chromosome 5, bFalNau1.pat, whole genome shotgun sequence, the following are encoded in one genomic region:
- the ECHDC3 gene encoding enoyl-CoA hydratase domain-containing protein 3, mitochondrial yields MAATRLWRLRRPMAAAFSGAAAAGAGLPPPPEKLTVRRQAEGVRHIVLNNPRKRNALSLAMLQSLREDLLHDAKGRDLRVIIISAEGHVFCSGHDLKELSSEDDVKHHSQVFEICAEVMTLIQKLPVPVIAKVNGLATAAGCQLVASCDIAVASEKSQFATPGVNIGLFCSTPAVALGRSLPRKVALEMLFTGEPLSAQEALMHGLVSKVVPEDRLEEETMKISRKICESSKSVLALGKATFYRQMAQDLDTAYKMTTQVMMDNLTLRDGQEGIEAFIQKRKPIWSHSQDKKK; encoded by the exons ATGGCCGCCACCCGGCTGTGGCGACTGCGGAGGCCCatggctgctgccttcagcgGCGCCGCGGCCGCGGGAGCCGGGCTGCCCCCCCCGCCGGAGAAGCTGACGGTCCGGCGGCAGGCGGAGGGCGTCCG ACACATTGTCTTGAACAACCCGCGGAAGAGAAACGCCCTGTCCCTCGCCATGCTGCAGTCCCTCAGGGAGGACCTGCTGCACGACGCCAAGGGCAGAGACCTCCGAGTTATCATCATTTCAG CTGAAGGACATGTGTTTTGTTCCGGCCATGATTTAAAGGAACTGTCAAGTGAAGATGATGTGAAGCATCATTCTCAAGTATTTGAAATATGTGCAGAG GTTATGACTTTAATCCAGAAACTTCCAGTACCAGTGATTGCCAAAGTAAATGGCTTGGCTACAGCAGCAGGCTGTCAGCTTGTGGCAAGCTGTGACATCGCAGTGGCAAGTGAGAAATCTCAATTTGCTACTCCTGGAGTAAACATTGGACTGTTTTGCTCCACACCAGCTGTAGCCTTGGGACGATCTCTTCCCAGAAAG GTGGCACTAGAGATGCTTTTCACGGGTGAACCTCTTTCTGCCCAAGAAGCATTAATGCACGGGCTTGTCAGCAAGGTGGTACCTGAAGACAGGCTGGAAGAAGAGACCATGAAAATTTCTCGCAAGATATGTGAAAGCAGCAAATCTGTCCTGGCACTGGGGAAAGCCACCTTCTACAGACAGATGGCACAGGACCTTGATACTGCTTACAAAATGACTACTCAGGTCATGATGGACAATTTGACTCTGAGAGATGGGCAGGAAGGTATTGAAGCCTTTATTCAGAAACGTAAGCCCATCTGGTCACACTCTCAGGATAAGAAGAAATGA